The following are encoded in a window of Struthio camelus isolate bStrCam1 chromosome Z, bStrCam1.hap1, whole genome shotgun sequence genomic DNA:
- the LOC138060905 gene encoding endothelial lipase-like, whose product MRRLVLLLCAGVTCCMAAGAAEATLLGGDDALAALLEEGKEQAPAPKRQVKFNLRSSPDSEDEGCALAVGHDRCLEECNFNATAKTFFIIHGWTMSGMFETWLGSLVSALQEREKDANVVVVDWLALAHQLYTDAVNNTEVVGKSIARLLNWLQENPLFQLQNVHLIGYSLGAHVAGFAGNHVQGTIGRITGLDPAGPMFEGVDPSKRLSPDDASFVDVLHTYTRETLGISIGIQMPVGHVDIYPNGGDFQPGCGLSDVLGAIAYGTIGDVVKCEHERSVHLFVDSLVNQDKQSFAFQCTDSSRFKKGICLSCRKNRCNGIGYNARKTRNKRNSKMYLKTRADMPFKVYHYQMKMHVFSYKSLGEADPTFSITLHGTNGDSEPFSLEMLERIGLNATNTFLVYTEKDMGDLLKIKLTWEGTSQSWYHLWKEFKSYWYQPSKSPQELHIRRIRVKSGETQQRFAFCVEDSQLTSISPGKELWFVKCADNWQKRSVSNLL is encoded by the exons aTGAGGAGGCTCGTCCTCCTGCTCTGCGCCGGCGTGACCTGTTGCATGGCAGCTGGGGCCGCGGAGGCAACGCTGCTGGGAGGAG ATGATGCTCTGGCCGCGCTGCTGGAGGAAGGCAAAGAGCAGGCGCCGGCTCCCAAGCGGCAGGTGAAGTTCAACCTCCGCTCCTCGCCCGACTCCGAGGACGAAGGCTGCGCCCTCGCCGTAGGCCACGACCGCTGTTTAGAGGAGTGCAACTTCAACGCCACGGCTAAAACCTTCTTCATTATTCACGGCTGGACG ATGAGCGGCATGTTCGAAACCTGGCTGGGCAGCCTGGTCTCAGCCcttcaggagagagagaaggatgcGAACGTGGTGGTGGTGGACTGGCTGGCGCTTGCCCACCAGCTCTATACGGATGCTGTGAACAACACGGAGGTCGTTGGGAAAAGCATAGCCAGGCTGCTGAACTGGTTACAG gagaaCCCTCTCTTCCAGCTTCAAAATGTTCACTTGATTGGATACAGCCTTGGGGCCCATGTTGCTGGCTTTGCTGGTAACCACGTCCAGGGGACAATAGGCAGAATTACAG GCTTGGATCCGGCTGGCCCTATGTTTGAAGGAGTGGACCCTAGCAAGCGCCTCTCCCCCGATGATGCTAGCTTTGTGGATGTCCTGCACACCTACACCAGGGAAACGCTAGGCATTAGCATTGGGATCCAGATGCCTGTAGGCCATGTTGACATCTACCCCAATGGGGGAGACTTCCAGCCTGGCTGTGGACTAAGTGATGTCTTAGGAGCAATTGCCTATGGGA CTATTGGTGACGTTGTTAAATGTGAGCACGAGCGGTCTGTGCACCTCTTTGTGGACTCCCTTGTGAACCAAGATAAACAAAGCTTCGCGTTTCAATGTACTGATTCCAGTCGCTTCAAGAAGGGAATCTGCCTGAGCTGCCGGAAGAACCGCTGCAATGGCATAGGCTACAATGCCAGGAAAACTAGGaacaaaagaaacagcaagatGTACTTAAAAACAAGAGCTGACATGCCATTCAAAG TCTACCATTATCAGATGAAAATGCACGTCTTCAGCTACAAGAGCTTGGGAGAGGCTGACCCCACCTTCTCCATCACCCTTCATGGCACCAATGGAGACTCTGAACCCTTCTCTTTAGAAAT GCTTGAGCGAATTGGCCTTAATGCCACCAACACCTTCCTGGTCTATACTGAAAAGGACATGGGTGacctcttaaaaataaagctCACCTGGGAGGGAACTTCGCAGTCATGGTACCATCTATGGAAAGAGTTTAAGAGTTACTGGTATCAGCCTTCAAAGTCGCCCCAGGAACTGCACATCAGACGTATACGGGTGAAATCTGGGGAAACGCAGCAGAG GTTTGCTTTCTGTGTGGAAGATTCCCAGCTGACCAGCATATCTCCTGGTAAAGAGCTCTGGTTTGTGAAATGTGCAGACAACTGGCAAAAAAG GTCTGTATCAAATTTACTCTGA